A single genomic interval of Primulina huaijiensis isolate GDHJ02 chromosome 7, ASM1229523v2, whole genome shotgun sequence harbors:
- the LOC140981345 gene encoding E3 ubiquitin-protein ligase RSL1-like — translation MANDADIAFNLQVEEALTASLLDGGAASSAADDVVFGAELSQILQNDNLSKYELELLDQYGTEAAAKRMRLDLGRQVHDRAFASQVTKIPEVEWNKTGDNFNIPYGEGSSSKIDYVVHVKGLVEPMAAGIGVAICDCNGVLVFEVSKGLSRYEHQGNRELVEVKSLIERLDAAILLGLKRIELVYDNTLLHQYVSWENVPKQANVTALVDQMDLLLRKFDHFHSSLVSQKDLKFAFELARKAMFSQVNRTASNSKGKTTTETCAICLEVTCVKQMFQITDCLHRYCFSCMSKHVEIKLLHGMLPKCPSENCRSELKLDSCKKFLTPKLFEIMSERMKEACIPADEKIYCPYPTCSTLLSKTAFQGSSKHLTAAMCPKCSGKFCIDCKVPWHRDMTCHAYQIKNPSASREDQKLKSLASKKLWRQCPKCSHMVSLAEGCYHIYCR, via the exons ATGGCAAACGACGCCGACATCGCTTTCAACCTCCAGGTCGAAGAGGCCCTCACCGCCTCCTTACTCGACGGCGGCGCTGCATCCTCCGCCGCCGACGACGTCGTTTTTGGTGCCGAATTATCACAAATCCTCCAAAACGACAATCTCTCCAAGTATGAACTGGAACTCCTCGACCAGTACGGAACGGAAGCGGCCGCGAAAAGGATGAGGCTCGATCTAGGACGTCAAGTCCACGATCGAGCTTTTGCCTCCCAGGTTACAAAAATTCCGGAGGTGGAGTGGAATAAAACTGGAGATAATTTCAACATACCGTACGGCGAGGGCTCCTCGTCGAAAATTGATTATGTCGTCCATGTCAAGGGTTTGGTTGAGCCAATGGCGGCTGGAATTGGCGTGGCGATATGTGATTGTAACGGTGTTTTGGTGTTTGAGGTGAGTAAGGGTTTGAGTAGATACGAGCACCAAGGGAACAGAGAGCTTGTCGAAGTAAAATCTTTGATTGAAAGGCTCGATGCTGCCATATTGCTTGGATTGAAAAGGATTGAACTTGTCTATGATAATACTCTGCTACATCAATATGTGAGT TGGGAAAATGTTCCGAAGCAGGCAAATGTTACTGCTTTAGTTGATCAAATGGATCTTCTTCTCAGAAAATTTGATCACTTCCACTCATCTCTTGTGTCACAAAAGGACTTGAAGTTCGCATTTGAACTTGCAAGGAAAGCTATGTTTTCTCAGGTCAATCGAACTGCAAGCAATAGCAAAGGGAAGACTACGACTGAGACCTGTGCAATTTGTTTGGAAGTTACTTGCGTGAAGCAAATGTTCCAAATTACTGATTGCCTTCATCGCTACTGCTTTTCGTGTATGTCAAAACATGTTGAAATTAAGTTACTACACGGAATGCTTCCCAAGTGCCCTTCTGAGAATTGTAGGTCTGAGCTAAAACTAGACAGCTGCAAAAAGTTTTTGACACCTAAATTATTTGAGATAATGAGTGAACGAATGAAAGAAGCTTGCATTCCTGCAGATGAAAAGATTTATTGTCCTTATCCTACGTGTTCTACTTTGTTATCTAAGACTGCTTTTCAAGGATCTTCAAAGCATTTGACGGCTGCAATGTGCCCAAAATGCAGTGGCAAATTTTGCATCGACTGCAAAGTCCCCTGGCACAGAGATATGACTTGTCATgcttatcaaattaaaaatccGTCTGCTTCTAGAGAAGACCAGAAACTAAAATCTTTGGCTTCCAAGAAGCTCTGGCGTCAATGTCCTAAATGCAGTCACATGGTCTCACTGGCTGAAGGTTGCTACCACATTTATTGCAGGTAG